The genomic stretch ACAATTAAAAGAAAAATTAAACAATGAAGGATTATTTGACAACGAAAAGAAAAAAAATATCCCTAAATTTCCAAAAAGAATCGGTGTAATAACCACCCCTACTGGAGCTGCAATTAGAGACATTATTACTACAATACACAGACGACACCCAATTTGTGAAATATTAATTTTTCCCTCATTAGTACAAGGAGATATAGCATCTTTTAACATTATTAAACAAATAAAAGCTAGTGAAAAATATAATCTTGATACATTAATTATTGGGCGGGGTGGAGGAAGTATAGAAGATTTAAATGCTTTTAATGACGAAAATGTTGCAAGAGCAGTTTATAATTGTAAAACACCTGTAATCAGTGCAGTAGGTCATGAAATTGATTATACAATAATCGATTTTGTTGCAGATTTAAGAGCTCCAACACCAACTGCTGCAGCAGAACTAGCTGTTAGTGACCTAAAATCTATTGAAAATGAAGTTAATCATTATAGTTTAAGATCAAAAAGAGCAATCGCAACACAAATTTTAAAGCAAAAAGAAAATGTAAATAATATTTGTAAAAACCCCATATTAAAAAACCCCTACAAATTAGTTAATACTCATGAAATAACTTTAGATAATTTAGTAAATAGATTAAACCATTTCACAATTAATATTGCAAAAGATAAAGCAAATAAATTTAATCAATTAAAAATACACTTAAATTATGTTCAAAAAGAATACTTAGATAATAAAAAACATGATTTAAAAAAAATTAAAGAAAACTACACTTTAAAAAATCCAAAAATAATTACTCAAAAAAAGAATAATAGATTTTTTAAAAATATAGAAAAATTAGAAATACTTAACCCTTTATTAACTTTAAAAAGAGGATACACCTTAACTAAAATTAAAGGCAAAATTATATCCACTTCAAAAGATGTTAAAAAAGGAGAAGAATTAGAAATTGAATTTAAAGATGGAAATGTAAATACAAAAGTTATTTAGGTGGTAAAATGGAAAATATTAGTTTCGAAGAAAGTCTAGAAA from Methanobrevibacter oralis encodes the following:
- the xseA gene encoding exodeoxyribonuclease VII large subunit; the encoded protein is MNEDYMTVSQLTKKIKRRIDTDFQLKNIYIKGEISNFKINKRSKHGYFTLKDKNTQIKGIIFSRVLKTLKFQLKDGMHVLIKGSVEIYEAYGQYQLQVNKVTEDGIGDLYIAYKQLKEKLNNEGLFDNEKKKNIPKFPKRIGVITTPTGAAIRDIITTIHRRHPICEILIFPSLVQGDIASFNIIKQIKASEKYNLDTLIIGRGGGSIEDLNAFNDENVARAVYNCKTPVISAVGHEIDYTIIDFVADLRAPTPTAAAELAVSDLKSIENEVNHYSLRSKRAIATQILKQKENVNNICKNPILKNPYKLVNTHEITLDNLVNRLNHFTINIAKDKANKFNQLKIHLNYVQKEYLDNKKHDLKKIKENYTLKNPKIITQKKNNRFFKNIEKLEILNPLLTLKRGYTLTKIKGKIISTSKDVKKGEELEIEFKDGNVNTKVI